Proteins encoded together in one Desulfovibrio porci window:
- a CDS encoding permease, whose amino-acid sequence MTLDADGSEKKRDLFTPPPCACRNANSKVREAAPQVVNKFRYFGTGLAALLIWCAAYAAALPLARELAGLLSAGNARLGAALEFFFYDTGKILLLLVLMVYGIGWLRAGLHADKVRDYLTGKGRGVGYVLGAGFGAVTPFCSCSSIPLFLGFATAHIPLGITMAFLITSPLINEIAVILLWGLLGWKFTLLYVLVGLGAGILGGIIMDTLRAERWLQPFLLDARQPGGSLTSLRARHAPRPGLLERHAFARAETIKIFRKVWLWVLIGVGLGALLHGYVPQDWFAAHLGAGQWWSVPLAVTLGIPLYTNVTGIVPVMESLLLKGLPLGTTLAFCMSTVAASLPEALMLKQVMRWQLLALFLGILLVIFTLTGWLFNLLPLQIR is encoded by the coding sequence ATGACGCTTGACGCTGACGGTTCGGAGAAAAAACGCGATCTGTTCACGCCTCCCCCCTGCGCCTGCCGAAACGCCAATTCCAAGGTGCGGGAAGCTGCGCCGCAGGTGGTGAACAAATTTCGCTATTTCGGCACCGGCTTGGCGGCACTGCTCATCTGGTGCGCCGCCTACGCGGCGGCTTTGCCGCTGGCGCGCGAATTGGCCGGGCTGCTCTCCGCAGGCAACGCGCGACTCGGCGCGGCGCTGGAATTCTTCTTCTACGACACAGGGAAAATTCTGCTGCTGCTCGTTTTGATGGTCTACGGCATCGGCTGGCTGCGGGCCGGTCTGCATGCGGACAAGGTACGGGATTACCTGACAGGCAAGGGGCGCGGTGTGGGTTATGTGCTGGGCGCGGGCTTCGGCGCGGTGACGCCGTTCTGCTCCTGCTCCAGTATTCCCCTGTTTCTGGGCTTTGCGACAGCCCATATCCCTCTGGGCATCACCATGGCATTTCTGATTACCTCGCCGCTGATCAATGAAATCGCCGTGATTCTGCTCTGGGGACTGCTGGGCTGGAAATTCACGCTGCTGTATGTGCTGGTGGGTCTGGGCGCGGGCATACTAGGCGGCATCATCATGGATACCCTGCGCGCGGAGCGTTGGCTGCAACCTTTTCTGCTGGATGCCCGGCAACCCGGCGGAAGCCTGACAAGCCTGCGGGCACGACATGCGCCCCGGCCCGGCCTTTTGGAGCGCCACGCCTTTGCCCGGGCTGAAACCATAAAGATATTCCGCAAGGTCTGGTTGTGGGTGCTGATCGGTGTGGGTCTGGGCGCGTTGCTGCATGGTTATGTGCCGCAGGACTGGTTTGCCGCGCATCTGGGCGCGGGCCAGTGGTGGTCCGTGCCCTTGGCCGTGACTTTGGGCATCCCCTTGTACACCAATGTCACGGGCATTGTGCCGGTGATGGAAAGCCTGCTGCTCAAGGGCCTGCCCCTGGGCACCACCCTGGCCTTCTGCATGAGCACCGTGGCGGCCAGCCTGCCGGAAGCGCTCATGCTCAAACAGGTCATGCGCTGGCAATTGCTGGCCCTGTTTCTGGGCATATTGCTGGTCATCTTCACCTTGACGGGCTGGCTGTTCAATCTGCTGCCGCTCCAGATCCGCTGA
- a CDS encoding methyl-accepting chemotaxis protein, whose product MVADEVRKLAEKTMTSTIEVSNAIKAIQASTDQSTQQVEQAVRNIAQATEFSNKSGESLQEILQMVEHTADEVRAIATASEEQSAASEEITRSIAEVNSITSSTSEAMREAAKGLESLRRRSQDLIRLIDEMKNA is encoded by the coding sequence GTGGTAGCCGACGAGGTGCGCAAGCTGGCGGAAAAAACCATGACCTCCACCATTGAGGTCAGTAACGCCATCAAGGCCATTCAGGCGAGCACGGACCAAAGCACGCAACAGGTGGAACAAGCCGTGCGGAATATTGCCCAGGCCACGGAATTCTCCAACAAATCCGGTGAATCGCTTCAGGAAATCCTGCAAATGGTGGAGCATACCGCCGATGAGGTGCGCGCCATCGCCACGGCCAGCGAGGAGCAGTCCGCCGCCAGTGAGGAGATCACCAGATCCATTGCCGAGGTCAACAGCATCACCTCATCCACATCCGAGGCCATGCGGGAGGCGGCCAAGGGGCTGGAATCCCTGCGTCGTCGCTCTCAGGATTTGATCCGGCTCATTGATGAGATGAAAAACGCCTGA
- a CDS encoding methyl-accepting chemotaxis protein has product MRLTLTHKYVGSLFGALITCCAVVLFVSIHFMKEPIEEELDGNIRRMQNVIHTANDLTATRFAQSAMLMAHEQNLARAVLARDHQQVMLLSEQAMKEAGSDFMTVTDEKGTVVGRGHSKKWQDSVLNQETVVKALQGTPSVAIVAGTVVPFTIRASQPIIYEGKLVGTLSIGTSLVTPPYLDWLKKLSGMDVTIFKGDTRAMTTIMKDGKRAVGTKLQSPEIVEAVLQRGELVFAQNNILGVAYKSAYWPVKAADGTIAGMWFVGMPLNKLMALENKAVTTASWVAVALLAVQLLISVAIGLRVSAPVRKITRYVRDVAGGKKDAVLDVHSRDDMGELAGSLRGMVEKQDQLMRESVEKADEARKKAEEAANAMEEARRAQQQAEQAKRDGMISAAGQIEGVVDKLNVAINDIGAQVERSDEALSHAASRLAETATAMEEMNSSVLEVAKNAGLAADVSTSTRQKATDGAAVVSQSVAGIQEVQSQSLALKDDMVQLDEHAKAINQIMSVISDIADQTNLLALNAAIEAARAGEGRARLCRGSRRGAQAGGKNHDLHH; this is encoded by the coding sequence ATGCGTTTGACCTTGACGCATAAATATGTGGGCTCCTTGTTCGGAGCGTTGATTACATGTTGTGCTGTTGTGCTCTTTGTTTCCATCCATTTTATGAAGGAACCCATAGAAGAAGAACTGGACGGCAACATCCGGCGGATGCAGAACGTCATCCATACCGCCAATGATCTTACGGCCACGCGTTTTGCGCAGAGCGCCATGCTCATGGCCCATGAACAAAATCTGGCGCGCGCCGTGCTTGCCCGTGATCATCAGCAGGTCATGCTTCTGTCGGAACAGGCCATGAAAGAGGCCGGTTCCGATTTTATGACCGTCACGGACGAGAAGGGCACGGTCGTCGGCCGGGGACATTCGAAAAAATGGCAGGACAGTGTCCTGAACCAGGAAACCGTGGTCAAGGCCCTGCAAGGCACGCCCTCGGTGGCCATTGTGGCCGGAACGGTGGTGCCGTTCACCATCCGCGCCAGCCAGCCCATTATTTATGAAGGCAAGCTGGTGGGTACGCTGTCTATCGGCACCTCCCTGGTGACGCCGCCGTATCTGGACTGGCTCAAAAAGCTGAGCGGCATGGATGTGACCATTTTCAAGGGCGATACCCGCGCCATGACCACCATCATGAAGGACGGCAAAAGGGCCGTGGGCACCAAGCTGCAATCCCCGGAGATTGTGGAGGCCGTCTTGCAGCGCGGTGAACTGGTTTTTGCGCAGAACAACATCCTCGGCGTTGCATACAAATCCGCGTACTGGCCGGTCAAGGCGGCGGATGGGACCATTGCGGGCATGTGGTTTGTGGGTATGCCGCTGAACAAGCTGATGGCGCTTGAAAACAAGGCCGTAACAACGGCCTCGTGGGTTGCCGTGGCCCTGCTGGCCGTGCAACTGCTTATTTCCGTGGCGATCGGCCTGCGGGTCAGCGCCCCGGTACGGAAAATCACCCGTTATGTGCGGGATGTGGCGGGCGGCAAGAAAGACGCTGTGCTTGATGTTCACAGCCGCGACGACATGGGCGAGCTGGCCGGATCCTTGCGGGGTATGGTGGAAAAACAGGATCAATTGATGCGGGAATCCGTTGAAAAGGCCGACGAGGCCCGCAAAAAGGCCGAAGAAGCCGCCAATGCCATGGAAGAGGCCCGCCGCGCCCAGCAGCAGGCGGAACAGGCCAAGCGTGACGGCATGATCAGTGCCGCGGGGCAGATTGAAGGCGTGGTGGACAAGCTGAACGTGGCCATCAATGATATCGGCGCGCAGGTGGAGCGGTCCGACGAGGCCCTGAGCCACGCCGCGTCCCGCCTGGCCGAGACGGCCACGGCCATGGAGGAAATGAATTCCAGCGTACTGGAAGTCGCCAAAAATGCCGGGCTTGCGGCGGACGTCTCCACTTCCACCCGGCAAAAGGCCACGGACGGCGCCGCCGTGGTCAGCCAGTCCGTGGCCGGCATTCAGGAAGTGCAAAGCCAATCCCTGGCGCTCAAGGATGATATGGTCCAACTGGATGAACATGCCAAAGCCATCAATCAGATTATGAGTGTTATTTCCGATATCGCGGATCAGACCAATCTGCTGGCGCTCAATGCGGCCATTGAGGCGGCGCGCGCGGGCGAGGGCCGGGCGCGGCTTTGCCGTGGTAGCCGACGAGGTGCGCAAGCTGGCGGAAAAAACCATGACCTCCACCATTGA
- a CDS encoding RNA methyltransferase: MLLDGVQVVLVKTRFPENIGMAARACANMGCPGIRLVDPERWDREKAAPLATPKGQNLLDNVLVSPDLAKAVAASSLVLGTTARTGGWRQALLAPGQAAREVAAALVRGENVSLVFGPEDRGLNNEEITHCQRLVTIPTDAAASSLNLAQAVLLMLYECANAVRATRLPDAEKKGASGSGRAVNAEEQERLMAALKEMLLSLDYLHGDNPDYFLMPWRRMFSRAGLRRHEYDALMGLCRQVRHKLG, translated from the coding sequence ATGTTGCTTGACGGCGTGCAAGTTGTTCTGGTCAAGACCCGTTTCCCGGAAAATATCGGTATGGCCGCGCGGGCCTGCGCCAATATGGGCTGCCCCGGCATCCGCCTGGTGGACCCTGAACGCTGGGACCGGGAAAAAGCCGCCCCCTTGGCCACGCCGAAAGGCCAGAACTTGCTGGACAACGTGCTGGTGAGCCCGGATTTGGCCAAAGCCGTGGCTGCAAGCAGCCTGGTGCTGGGCACCACGGCCCGCACCGGCGGCTGGCGGCAGGCGTTGCTCGCGCCCGGTCAGGCCGCGCGGGAAGTGGCGGCGGCCCTGGTGCGCGGCGAAAACGTCTCGCTGGTGTTCGGTCCGGAAGACCGGGGGCTGAATAATGAAGAAATCACCCACTGCCAGCGCCTTGTGACCATTCCCACAGATGCGGCGGCCAGTTCCCTTAATCTGGCTCAGGCTGTTCTGCTGATGCTCTATGAATGCGCCAACGCCGTGCGCGCGACCCGGCTTCCCGATGCGGAAAAAAAGGGCGCGTCAGGCAGCGGCCGCGCCGTCAACGCCGAAGAACAGGAACGGCTGATGGCCGCGCTTAAAGAGATGTTGCTCAGCCTGGATTATCTGCACGGCGACAATCCCGACTACTTTCTGATGCCCTGGCGGCGCATGTTCAGCCGTGCCGGACTCAGACGACACGAGTACGATGCCCTGATGGGTCTGTGCCGACAGGTGCGCCATAAGCTGGGTTAA
- a CDS encoding DUF456 domain-containing protein: MDFLPFPIAYLLAGAFVTLLCFVLLLNVFGLPANWIVLGLVALWKMAHPGASNLDVWFWVMMVGLALIGEALELGMQILKAKRYGSSSSGTFAGMIGAIAGAILLAPLFFGLGALIGALAGAWIGCFFMELVKGRPMKEALDAAFGAMMGRFLGTVCKCGAGGAMLALTAHRIWPEPMAVPVSPDSLDGPAKLVLSVLHHFC, from the coding sequence ATGGATTTTCTGCCGTTTCCCATTGCCTATCTTTTGGCAGGCGCGTTCGTCACGCTGCTCTGTTTCGTGCTGCTGCTGAACGTGTTCGGCCTGCCCGCCAACTGGATCGTGCTGGGGCTGGTGGCCTTGTGGAAAATGGCCCATCCCGGCGCGTCCAATCTGGATGTCTGGTTCTGGGTGATGATGGTGGGGCTGGCTCTCATCGGTGAAGCTCTGGAACTGGGCATGCAGATACTCAAGGCCAAGCGGTACGGCTCCAGTTCGTCGGGCACGTTCGCAGGCATGATCGGGGCCATTGCCGGGGCCATTCTGTTGGCGCCGCTCTTTTTCGGCCTGGGCGCGCTGATCGGCGCGCTGGCCGGAGCATGGATCGGCTGCTTTTTTATGGAGCTTGTCAAGGGCAGGCCCATGAAGGAGGCGTTGGACGCGGCCTTCGGGGCCATGATGGGACGCTTTCTGGGTACAGTCTGCAAGTGCGGCGCGGGCGGCGCCATGCTGGCGCTTACCGCCCACCGGATCTGGCCGGAGCCGATGGCCGTGCCTGTCTCGCCGGACAGCCTGGACGGTCCGGCCAAACTGGTGCTGAGCGTGCTGCACCATTTCTGCTGA
- a CDS encoding phenylacetate--CoA ligase family protein, with amino-acid sequence MEVFDAAELWSRERIAETQLTRLKATLAQSRKCSFYRERLDEAGIGPDSIRSLDDLRRIPFTTKQDLRSQYPTGLLCVPPSEIVRMHCSSGTTGTPVAICHTQNDINAWADLMARCMHMVGVRREDVFQNMSGYGLFTGGLGIHFGAERLGCMTIPAGPGNSRRQIKLAKDFRTTVAHILPSYALILGEHLRNMGEDPRDFPLRIALVGAEPYTEEFRKRIEELFDMKAYNSYGLSEMNGPGVGFECLEQNGLHIWEDAYIPEIVDPDTGEPVPDGEVGELVMTSLCRQGMPILRYRTRDLTRFLPGPCVCGRAHRRMDRILGRADDMFIIKGVNVYPMQIEQVIMTFKEVGQSYLILLENDGIGDVMRVQVEIRDEYFVEDMRALQSLQKVIAQRLRDEILVTPRVELVESNSLPRTEGKAVRVQDLRAKK; translated from the coding sequence ATGGAAGTTTTTGACGCTGCGGAATTGTGGAGCCGAGAACGTATCGCGGAAACCCAGTTGACGCGCCTGAAGGCCACGCTGGCCCAGTCGCGCAAATGCTCTTTTTATCGCGAGCGCCTGGACGAAGCGGGCATCGGCCCGGATTCCATCCGCAGCCTGGACGATTTGCGGCGCATACCCTTTACCACCAAACAGGATCTCCGCTCCCAATATCCCACGGGTCTGCTCTGCGTGCCGCCTTCTGAAATCGTCCGCATGCACTGTTCGAGCGGCACCACGGGCACGCCCGTGGCCATCTGCCATACCCAGAACGACATCAATGCCTGGGCCGATCTCATGGCCCGCTGCATGCATATGGTAGGGGTGCGCCGCGAGGACGTCTTCCAGAACATGTCGGGCTACGGTCTCTTCACGGGCGGGCTGGGCATCCACTTCGGCGCGGAACGCCTGGGCTGCATGACCATCCCCGCCGGACCGGGCAACTCGCGCCGCCAGATCAAGCTGGCCAAGGATTTTCGCACCACAGTGGCCCATATCCTGCCGTCCTACGCCCTGATTCTGGGTGAGCATCTGCGCAATATGGGCGAAGACCCGCGCGATTTCCCCCTGCGCATCGCCCTGGTGGGCGCGGAGCCCTATACCGAGGAGTTCCGCAAGCGCATTGAAGAGCTTTTCGACATGAAGGCCTACAATTCCTACGGCCTTTCGGAAATGAACGGGCCTGGCGTGGGCTTTGAATGCCTGGAGCAGAACGGCCTGCATATCTGGGAAGACGCCTATATTCCCGAAATCGTGGACCCGGACACCGGCGAACCCGTGCCGGACGGCGAGGTGGGGGAACTGGTCATGACCAGCCTCTGCCGCCAGGGCATGCCCATTCTGCGTTACCGCACGCGCGACCTGACCCGCTTTCTGCCGGGTCCATGCGTCTGCGGCCGCGCCCACCGGCGTATGGACCGTATTCTGGGCCGGGCCGACGACATGTTCATCATCAAGGGCGTCAACGTCTACCCCATGCAGATCGAGCAGGTCATTATGACCTTCAAGGAAGTGGGGCAGAGTTATCTGATCCTGCTGGAGAACGACGGCATCGGCGACGTGATGCGGGTGCAGGTGGAAATCCGCGACGAATACTTTGTGGAAGACATGCGCGCGCTACAGAGCCTGCAAAAGGTCATTGCCCAGCGCCTGCGCGATGAAATCCTGGTCACGCCCAGAGTGGAGCTGGTGGAAAGCAACAGCCTGCCCCGCACCGAGGGCAAGGCCGTGCGCGTGCAGGATCTGCGGGCCAAGAAATAG
- a CDS encoding DUF1786 domain-containing protein: MDDTVHHFLRDVGPVLCLDIGSGTQDALLARPGLEYENWPRFVLPSPARMVAQRIRELTLLRRGLWLHGGNMGGGFSQALREHLAAGLPAAATPDAARAIHDNEDVVRGMGVELRTDCPPKSVPVFLTDYAPEFWAGLLHLSGLPQPHLVLAGAQDHGYHAHGNRQGRMQAWRDLLAASADPSSWMYPVPPPSLTRLWALHEKTGGPVADTGACALLGALCEPEVLERSFREGITVINVGNSHTVAALVYQGQVRGIYEHHTGMRDLALLLEDLKQFRLSWLPAEEVRASGGHGTAFGPYCEEAGGYAPTYILGPRRALLQGQGRFLAPHGDMMLAGCFGLLWGWAHANAAA, encoded by the coding sequence ATGGATGATACGGTACACCATTTTTTGCGCGATGTCGGGCCGGTGCTCTGTCTGGATATCGGCAGCGGCACGCAGGATGCCCTGCTGGCCCGTCCCGGCCTGGAGTATGAGAACTGGCCCCGTTTCGTCCTGCCGTCCCCTGCGCGCATGGTGGCCCAGCGTATCCGCGAGCTGACCCTGCTGCGGCGCGGCCTCTGGCTGCACGGCGGCAATATGGGCGGCGGCTTCAGTCAGGCGTTGCGGGAACATCTGGCCGCAGGTCTGCCGGCGGCGGCCACGCCGGACGCCGCCAGAGCCATTCACGACAATGAAGATGTGGTGCGCGGCATGGGCGTGGAGCTGCGCACGGACTGTCCCCCCAAAAGCGTCCCTGTTTTCCTGACCGACTATGCGCCGGAATTCTGGGCGGGTCTGCTGCATCTTTCCGGTTTGCCGCAGCCGCATCTGGTGTTGGCCGGAGCGCAGGACCACGGCTATCACGCCCACGGCAACCGTCAGGGACGGATGCAGGCCTGGCGCGATCTGCTGGCCGCTTCCGCCGACCCTTCCTCCTGGATGTATCCTGTGCCGCCGCCTTCCCTCACGCGCCTGTGGGCCCTGCATGAGAAAACGGGCGGCCCGGTGGCGGATACCGGAGCCTGCGCCCTGCTGGGCGCGCTCTGCGAGCCGGAGGTGCTGGAGCGCAGCTTCCGGGAGGGCATTACCGTCATCAACGTCGGCAACAGTCATACGGTAGCGGCTCTCGTCTATCAGGGCCAGGTGCGCGGTATTTACGAGCATCATACCGGCATGCGGGATCTGGCTCTTTTGCTGGAGGATTTGAAACAGTTCCGGCTGAGCTGGCTGCCTGCGGAAGAAGTGCGGGCCAGCGGCGGCCACGGCACGGCTTTCGGCCCGTACTGTGAAGAGGCGGGCGGCTACGCGCCCACTTACATCCTCGGACCCCGACGTGCCCTGCTTCAGGGGCAGGGGCGTTTTCTGGCTCCGCACGGCGATATGATGCTGGCCGGTTGTTTTGGTCTGCTCTGGGGCTGGGCGCACGCCAACGCCGCCGCCTGA
- a CDS encoding sensor domain-containing diguanylate cyclase: MTYEEYSALAMDVSDRICYIADFVTHDLLYINRNGQKLFGLPDGSPQGKCYQILHGRDSVCPFCTNGFLFPGRFYTWEFYNRKLSRHFSIRDTLIEHNGKKLRLELCVDITDHKREEMKLNSRLSLEKTLTHCIYTLAGEKNDRHALEGLLSIVGAYYNAQRVYLFEFHEAKGTMDNICEWCRAGVPREIDKLQGVPLHYAARWIKRFETDGIIVINPLKDGRAWNFMAYQDAEQQGIHTLMAVPLLAGKKIIGFLGVDNPVANVEATSLLRALPFFVQDHLEKLRLLSNLEDMSYVDKLTGLYNRNKYMVALEALKDEPSSPVGILFADINGLKAANDTYGHEFGDGLIKRAAGILHELFPSDVFRIGGDEFVVLSRGATRQVFEEKVKELYRLKKNEPDLSLAVGSAWSEDSRDIARLRAEAEELMYQEKERHHLARRSNMQEYCADRAMALQKDITSGCFVVYLQPQISLRDGKLIGAEALVRRKDADGNLIFPSRLVRSYERHGIVRHLDLFVLETACAYLAQFKQKGCSLPISVNLSHVTLREDQIVEIIKKLCAKYGVSPSSLCLEVTEIIKNIGENQLEDLVLRLRGEGFSISLSNFGSEFSSLALVGIDFSEIKLAKTLLRQISKFSDQRTIERLFDICRLVNHAKILAEGIESEEQKNLLIEHQCLYGQGYLFSRAIPVDDFLQMYDEHNKSSRIILTPQKN, from the coding sequence ATGACGTATGAAGAATATTCCGCTCTGGCGATGGATGTCAGTGACCGTATCTGCTATATTGCGGATTTCGTCACGCACGACCTTCTATATATCAACCGGAACGGACAGAAACTCTTTGGTCTGCCTGACGGCTCTCCTCAGGGTAAATGTTATCAAATTCTTCATGGCAGGGATTCCGTTTGTCCGTTCTGTACCAACGGGTTCTTATTCCCTGGCCGATTTTATACATGGGAATTCTACAATAGAAAGCTTTCCCGCCATTTCTCCATCCGCGATACCCTGATCGAGCACAATGGTAAAAAATTGCGATTGGAATTATGCGTCGACATAACAGACCACAAGCGTGAGGAGATGAAGCTCAACTCACGCCTGTCTCTGGAAAAAACCCTGACGCATTGCATTTACACCCTGGCTGGAGAAAAAAACGACCGGCACGCTCTGGAGGGCCTGCTCTCCATTGTGGGAGCATATTATAATGCTCAGCGAGTCTACCTCTTTGAATTCCATGAAGCCAAAGGAACCATGGACAATATCTGCGAGTGGTGCAGGGCGGGCGTTCCCCGCGAAATCGATAAGCTGCAAGGCGTTCCCCTGCATTACGCGGCCCGTTGGATCAAGCGTTTCGAAACGGACGGGATCATTGTCATCAACCCGCTTAAGGATGGACGGGCATGGAATTTCATGGCGTATCAGGATGCGGAGCAGCAGGGCATCCATACCCTGATGGCTGTTCCGCTGCTCGCGGGGAAAAAAATCATCGGCTTTCTGGGAGTGGATAATCCCGTTGCCAACGTGGAGGCCACTAGCCTGCTGCGCGCCCTTCCTTTTTTTGTGCAGGACCATCTGGAAAAACTCCGGCTGCTGAGCAACCTGGAGGACATGAGCTATGTGGACAAGCTGACCGGTCTCTATAACCGCAATAAGTACATGGTCGCTCTGGAGGCATTGAAAGACGAACCTTCTTCCCCTGTGGGAATCCTTTTTGCGGATATCAACGGGCTGAAAGCCGCCAACGATACGTACGGCCATGAATTCGGCGACGGGCTCATCAAGCGGGCCGCCGGGATCCTGCACGAACTGTTCCCTTCCGATGTCTTCCGTATCGGCGGCGATGAATTTGTAGTGCTGTCTCGGGGGGCGACCCGCCAGGTTTTTGAAGAAAAAGTCAAGGAATTATACAGACTGAAAAAAAACGAGCCAGATCTCAGCCTGGCCGTGGGCAGCGCGTGGAGTGAAGATAGCCGGGATATTGCCAGGTTGCGTGCGGAGGCTGAAGAGCTGATGTACCAGGAAAAAGAACGCCATCATCTGGCCCGGCGGAGCAATATGCAAGAATATTGCGCGGACAGGGCAATGGCGCTGCAAAAGGATATCACGTCCGGCTGTTTTGTCGTCTATCTGCAGCCGCAGATATCGCTGCGGGACGGGAAACTGATAGGCGCTGAAGCTCTTGTGAGGCGCAAAGACGCCGACGGGAACCTTATTTTTCCCTCGCGCCTTGTTCGTTCCTATGAAAGGCACGGCATTGTCAGGCATCTGGATTTGTTCGTGCTGGAAACCGCCTGTGCCTACCTGGCGCAATTCAAGCAGAAAGGTTGTTCTCTCCCGATCTCGGTGAATCTTTCACATGTGACGCTGAGAGAAGACCAGATTGTGGAAATCATCAAAAAACTCTGTGCAAAGTATGGGGTAAGCCCTTCGTCGCTATGCCTGGAAGTGACGGAAATTATTAAAAATATTGGTGAAAATCAACTTGAAGATCTCGTTTTGCGCTTGCGTGGCGAAGGTTTTTCCATTTCTCTAAGCAATTTTGGTTCCGAATTTTCTTCACTGGCTCTTGTGGGAATAGATTTCAGCGAGATAAAGCTCGCCAAAACCTTGCTCAGACAAATATCAAAATTTTCCGACCAGAGAACCATAGAACGTTTGTTTGATATCTGCCGTCTTGTGAATCATGCAAAAATTCTGGCGGAAGGAATAGAGTCCGAGGAACAAAAAAATCTTTTGATCGAACACCAATGTCTGTATGGTCAAGGCTATCTTTTCTCAAGAGCGATTCCAGTTGATGATTTTTTGCAGATGTATGATGAACATAATAAATCCAGCCGGATTATTTTAACTCCACAGAAGAATTAA
- a CDS encoding TolC family protein, translating to MHRSLRGMLENRQVLEHEVDRSKAGFGPRVDVTGRAGGSILSDSTTRGQDLDSQMWGLAGVSAKLVQPIWDGFATRSRVRSAQSTLDSVKHRVFDTATSLSLDGVIAHIDLLRRRRIYDLSEKNVVQHKAILGQAQDRANLGADTAADVSQAQSRLARALSSLSEAKAALLVAEETYTRLTGLPAVTKLAEVTMPPEIFNGAEPVYELAQKHNPKLAAYMQDIRAARAERELADSAFYPTFNLEAGPDYTDRGGSSDRWIYSFDVLGTVRWNIFNSGADLAERKAASARIRQARQVMYNYSDDLKLDIESTWTNYQAAQEQYKHYSKAIEYNKYTRTAYLEQFQIGKRSLLDVLDTENELYNSSTQAETARGNILVGAYRLCALTGDLLPQMSINTGPLGQNPPEDKEDPREAFAPGWFN from the coding sequence ATGCACCGCAGCCTGCGGGGCATGCTGGAAAACCGACAGGTGCTGGAACATGAAGTGGATCGGAGCAAGGCCGGTTTCGGTCCGCGCGTCGATGTCACCGGCCGGGCCGGCGGCAGCATTCTGAGCGACTCCACTACCAGGGGGCAGGATCTGGATTCCCAGATGTGGGGCCTGGCCGGGGTCAGCGCCAAGCTGGTGCAACCCATCTGGGACGGCTTCGCCACCCGTTCGCGCGTGCGCAGCGCGCAATCCACCCTGGACTCCGTCAAGCACCGGGTCTTCGATACCGCCACGTCACTTTCCCTGGATGGCGTTATTGCCCATATTGATCTTTTGCGCCGCCGTCGTATCTACGACCTGTCCGAGAAAAATGTGGTCCAGCACAAGGCCATTCTGGGGCAGGCCCAGGACCGCGCCAATCTGGGCGCAGATACGGCGGCCGACGTGAGCCAGGCGCAGTCCCGCCTTGCCCGTGCGCTGTCGAGCCTTTCCGAAGCCAAGGCCGCCCTGCTGGTGGCCGAGGAAACCTATACCCGGCTGACCGGCCTGCCCGCCGTGACCAAGCTCGCGGAGGTGACCATGCCGCCCGAGATATTCAATGGCGCGGAACCGGTCTATGAGCTGGCTCAGAAGCACAATCCGAAGCTGGCCGCCTACATGCAGGACATCCGGGCCGCCAGGGCCGAGCGGGAGCTGGCGGATTCCGCCTTTTATCCCACGTTCAACCTGGAGGCCGGACCGGATTACACTGACCGGGGCGGCAGCAGCGACCGCTGGATTTACAGTTTCGACGTGCTGGGCACCGTGCGGTGGAATATCTTCAACAGCGGGGCCGACCTGGCCGAACGGAAGGCCGCTTCGGCGCGCATTCGGCAGGCGCGGCAGGTAATGTACAACTACAGTGACGACCTGAAGCTGGATATTGAAAGCACCTGGACCAATTATCAGGCCGCTCAGGAACAGTACAAGCACTATTCCAAGGCCATTGAGTACAACAAGTATACCCGCACAGCTTATCTGGAACAGTTTCAGATAGGCAAGCGCAGCCTGTTGGACGTGCTGGACACGGAAAACGAGCTGTACAATTCCTCCACGCAGGCGGAAACCGCACGCGGCAATATCCTGGTGGGCGCATACAGGCTGTGCGCGCTTACCGGCGATTTGCTGCCGCAGATGTCCATCAACACCGGGCCGCTGGGGCAAAACCCTCCGGAAGATAAAGAAGATCCGCGTGAGGCCTTCGCGCCCGGCTGGTTCAACTAA